A genomic segment from Leptospira fainei serovar Hurstbridge str. BUT 6 encodes:
- the asd gene encoding aspartate-semialdehyde dehydrogenase has product MSKVNVAVLGATGSVGQRFIQLLENHPYFQVTHLCASENSAGKTYGNVMKKRWKISSDIPAYARDIIVTTPEPSKTPGVKLAFSGLDANIAGEVETAYANAGVHIISNSKNHRMVENVPLLSAEVNAAHLAVLPAQTTPGKIITNSNCTIMGVTISLKPLFDLFGIEAVMIFSMQAVSGAGYPGVPSMDILGNVVPFIGGEEEKAEIEPLKCLGKVENGKIINADFPISAHCNRVPVFDGHTVCVSVKLKKKVTEQQILDAWSSFKGEPQELGLPLAPSSPIVYREEEDRPQPRLDLDTGKSMSTVIGRLRPDPLLDWKYVVLSHNTIRGAAGAALLNAELMYRKNLL; this is encoded by the coding sequence ATGAGCAAAGTAAACGTAGCTGTACTAGGAGCCACTGGCTCTGTCGGACAGAGGTTCATCCAACTTTTGGAGAACCATCCCTATTTCCAAGTTACTCATCTATGTGCGTCCGAGAATAGTGCGGGCAAAACGTACGGTAATGTAATGAAGAAGCGATGGAAGATATCTTCGGATATCCCCGCATATGCTAGGGACATAATCGTTACAACGCCGGAGCCTTCAAAAACGCCGGGGGTCAAGCTGGCTTTTTCCGGTTTAGATGCTAACATTGCGGGAGAAGTTGAAACTGCTTACGCCAATGCCGGCGTGCATATCATCTCCAATTCTAAAAATCATAGAATGGTGGAAAACGTTCCGCTGCTTTCGGCGGAAGTGAATGCCGCACATCTTGCCGTTCTTCCCGCTCAAACAACACCGGGCAAGATCATTACAAATTCTAATTGCACTATCATGGGAGTTACGATCTCCTTAAAGCCTCTATTCGATCTTTTCGGAATCGAAGCGGTTATGATTTTTTCGATGCAAGCCGTCTCCGGAGCCGGATATCCGGGAGTTCCTAGTATGGATATATTAGGAAATGTCGTCCCATTTATCGGTGGAGAAGAGGAAAAGGCCGAGATTGAACCATTGAAGTGTCTCGGGAAAGTCGAAAACGGCAAGATTATAAACGCTGATTTTCCTATTTCCGCGCATTGCAATCGCGTGCCGGTGTTTGACGGACATACCGTTTGCGTGTCCGTGAAATTGAAAAAAAAAGTAACGGAGCAACAGATACTCGATGCCTGGTCTTCTTTTAAAGGAGAACCTCAGGAACTCGGACTACCGTTAGCACCGTCTTCTCCCATCGTTTATAGAGAAGAAGAAGATAGGCCGCAGCCAAGATTGGATTTGGATACCGGGAAGAGTATGTCGACCGTCATCGGTCGTTTGCGTCCGGATCCTCTCTTAGATTGGAAGTATGTGGTGTTGAGTCATAATACGATCAGAGGTGCGGCCGGCGCTGCTCTTTTGAACGCTGAACTTATGTACAGGAAAAACCTACTGTAA